The following DNA comes from Chitinophaga nivalis.
TGGCTGCCGTTTACTTTCGGCAACACATCCCGGCCAATGGTACTCATCTGCAGGAAAGCCAGTAAACAGGCAAAGAGGAGATAACCTATTACAATAGGTTTCCGGTAGGGCATCATCCTTTCTATAAATCGTAAATAGCGGGCACGTATCCTTTCAAAGCGACTGATCTTTCCATCCCGGTTGCTGTCGGCTCTTTCTACCAATGCTTTTTTCTGATCCCAGGTATCTCCATCTTCGCCTGTTTGCAGGCCGGCGGCGGCCAGCTCTTCCTGATCGCTGAACGCGGTGCCGTCTTTATGTTTGTGATGTTTTCCTTTCATGATCCAGTTGGCCATTACCGGTACAAATGTCTGTGCCAGGAAATAGGAAACAACCATGCTGAAACCGATGGCCAGTGCCAGCGGCAGGAACAAGGACCCTGGTATACCGCCCATGGTAAAGGCAGGGGCAAATACCGCCAGGATACAGAACAGGATGAGCAGTTTAGGGAACGCAATTTCCTTACAGGCATCCCAGATGGCGAGCGACTTAGGCTTGCCCAGATCCAGGTGCTGGTGTATGTTTTCAATGGTCACCGTACTTTCATCCACCAGGATACCGATGGCCAGCGCGAGCCCGCTGAGGGTCATGATATTGATGGTTTGTCCGAATAAGCTGAGGAATAATACCCCGGATATGATAGACGTTGGAATGGTGAGTATCACAATCAGTGCCCCGCGTGGGTCACCGAGGAATAATAATACCATCAACCCGGTGAGGATAGCGCCGATAACGCCTTCTGTCAGCAGGCTTTTTACGGAGTTGATCACATAGGTAGACTGGTCAAATTCATAACTCAGTTTTACATCCTCAGGTAACTGTGCCTGTATCTTTGGTAATGATTTTTTCAGTCGTTGTACCACTTCCCAGGTGGAGGCATCGGCCGCTTTGGCGATATCGATGTATACGGATCTTTTACCGTTGATCAGCGCATAGCTGGTGCTAACGTCGGCGCCATCTTCCACTGTAGCCACATCGCGTAGGTACAGGTTCTGAACGCCGTTTTTGAACAACGGAATGTCTTCAAAATCCTTGATTTGTTTAATGGTAGTATTGGCAGGTGTAATATAGTTTTTGGTATCGATGCGCACATTGCCGGAAGGAGCGGTTTGGTTGTTGAGTCGCAGGGCTTCTACCAGCTGGTCGGGTGTCATGTTGTGAGAACGCAGCAGATCCGGATCTGCCTTGATTACTACGGTGCGGATGTTACCCCCAAATGGCGTAGAACCTACGAGGCCTGGAATGGAGGTAAAGGAAGAACGGACATACACGTTGGCCATATCCAGCAATTCATTGTTGCTGCGTTTATCGCTGCTCAATACCAGCTGTCCTACCGGTAGTGTAGAGGCGTCAAAGCGGATAATGAACGGCGGGTTGGAGCCTGGCGGAAAGATGGCCTGGATACGGTTGGAAAACGCACTCACCTCCGCGGCTGCCTGGGCCATGTTGGTGCCCGGGTAGAAGTTGATTTTAATGAGGGTGAGTCCTTGTATATTCTTGGTCTCCACACTTTTTACCCCATTCACAAACAGTAATATGTTGATGTATTGTTTGCCAAAGAAGGATTCCATCTGGGTGGCAGTATAGCCACCAAAGGGATGCGACAGGTAGATCACCGGCATATCCAGCTTGGGGAAGATGTCAATTTTGATAGTGCTGACGGCTTTGATCCCAAAGAAGAATAATCCGGCAACCAGCACCAGAATAGTAATAGGTTTACGAAGTGCGAAACGGATAAGGTTCATACTACTTGTTTATGAATTGTCAATACCTGATAGCTGTATCTATCATCAATAATTTTTAAGTGCCGGATTACAGTTCCTTTTCAAACAGCATGAAATCGCCGGTGGCGGAGGCTTTTAACAGGAGTGCCTGCCACACATTGCTATAGATAATGTCGCGGTCTGTTTCTGCACGTATCAGGGCATATAATGCCTGGGTTACATCTACCAGATTCGTCAATCCGTTTTTATACAGTACTGATTTCTGGAGATAGGCATCTGATGCGGCTTTCACCTGTACAGGCACTTCTTTATAGTTATCCAGTGCGTTGGCGATTTTTGTTTCGGAGAGTTGCAGCTGTGCGGTCAGTTGTTGCCCGGCCAGTTCGTATTCGTCCTGCAATCCTTTGCTGATGAGCTTTTGTGCCTTTACCTGCCGGGATATGCGCAGCGGTTGTGTCAGATTCCAGGTTACGCCGATACCAATCAGGTAGTTAGTGCGGGTAGGTTTGATGCCTTCCCAGTACTGGTGCGTATAGGCGTTCAGGTTTTGGGCGCTGTAACCGGCTTCAAAACCAGAGCCTCTGGTCTGCAGTATACTGACCAAAGAAAATATCGGATAATTCATGGTTTGATAATACCTGCTTTGTTCTTTACTGAGATCAATACGGCTTTGGTACCATTGTAACAGTGGATGCTGCTGCAATGCAGCCGTATCGCTCAGGAATGCCGGCAGGTGGGATACAAACAGGGTATCAAGGGTGAAAGGCCGGGGCGGAATGCCCATCAGCTGGGCCAGTTGGTTGGCCTGCGTTTGTTCAAAATCGACTGCTCTTGTCAGCGCTATACGCGCACTGGATACTTCTGCATTGGCCTGGGAAGAATCTACACCGGCGTTTAATCCGTTTTTAACGCGGGTCACTACCACATTCCGGAAGGTATCTGCGCGGTTCAGATTTTTTTGATACGACAAGGTGAGCTTCTGCGCTGCCAGCAGGTTAAGATAAGCGGCTGCTACTTTTACTTCGTGCTGAAAGATCTCTTGTTGCCAGTCTTTGTTATCTCTGGTAGCAACCGCCTGAGCTGTTTTGATTTTTTCTTTGGCTCTGCCGAAAGCGAAGAAGTCCCAGTTTACATTGGCCAGGTACAGGGCACCGAAGGCGGCGTTCCAGTTCTGGTCCTGTAAAGGCTGGCCTGATGAGGCTACGCCCAGGCCTCCGAATCCGTACAAGGGTCCGTTCTGACCGTTGATGGTTCCATAATCCTGTTGGGCAGATATATTCAGATTAGGCAGATAATCACGTTTTGCCTGTGTTACACTGGTCTGAGATGCGCTGGCATAGCTTGATTTGGCTTTGATCGTACCATAATTGCTTACGGCAGTATGGATGGCATCTTTAAGCGTAAGTACCTGCTGGGCGTTGACATACATAGGATGGGTACCAGCAAGAAAAAGGAAAATAAGCAAATATTTTTTTCCAAACATGAAAGAGCGATTTTGCGATATAGTTACGAGAGTGGTAATCTTATCTGCAAAATGAATACATAATTTTGAAGTAAACTTGAAGTGGGGCTATTGTAGCGGAAATGCAGGGCAGCAGGGATGACACAGCAACGCCATAACGTACGCAGTGACTGTATTTTATAGTAAATGTAAACGGAATTAAACGGCTACTTCCAGGTTGTTGTGATGTACCGCTTTTAACATATTTTCCTGAGGCGTCTGAAAATCTACCTGTAGTACGTGCAGCTGATTTTCGTAGGTATAGGATACGTGGAAGCCGCTGACTTCACATATCTGTTTTACGATAGACAGTCCCAAGCCTACACTTTCACTGCATTGGTTGCCTTTTTTGAAGCGGAGGAAAAGGTCTTCCATCGGTATTTCCGGTGGGATGCCGGTATTTTTTACCACCAGTTTCCCGGCAGTAAGGATGATTTCTATACGTCCGTTCTGTACATTATGCCGGATGGCATTTCCCAGCAGGTTGTTGAATAACATATCTGCCAGTGCCGGATGTACTTTCAGGAAAATATTTTTCTCCATATCGGTGGTGATGGAGATATTTTTCATCTCTATTCTGTCTTCATAGGCTGCTAACACATCTTTTGCTACCCGGCAGAATTTAATATTTTCTGAAACGGCATATTCATTGTTTTCCAGCTTGGCCAACAGAATCAGGGAGCGATTGATGCGGGATAATTTTTCTATCGCATGTTGCATGTCGCCAATAAGGCCTGCCTGGTTCTCTTCAATATTGGTTTCGCTGAGCAGCTCCAGTTTGTTGCGGAGTACGGCCAGCGGGGTTTGTAACTCATGAGAGGCGTTTTCACTGAATTCTTTAATGGCAGCATATTCATCCACCGCTTTGTCGGTCATCTTCTGCAGAAAAGAATTCAGGTCTTTAAATTCCTGGGTACGACTTTCAGGAAACTGTATTTTCTGTTTTACATTAAATCCCTGGATAATCTTCATGGTATGTCTCAGGGTGTTCAGCAGCCGTTGAGATACCAGTCTGGCAGTGATGCATACACATAGTATAATCAGTGCCAGCTTCCATAATACCGTATTCAGGATAGCATTCCGGATCAATGCAGAACCAGGAATGTAGTTGTAGGAGCAGATCTGGTAGTTTTGTTGGTTGATGGTAAAGTAGGAATTGACTTTCAGGCAGCTCTCCTCCGTACTGTGGTCGGTAGGCGCTATCTTTTTGATTTGTATTTTTTCGGCCGGCAGTGGCGTGTTGAGGAGCGTGATACGGGTAGACATACCTTGGGTGATGGTACTGACAGGTATGCCTTTTTGCAACTGACTGGCGGCGGCTTCATTTACTTTCGTAAGCCGGGCAATTTCGGTGGCATCGATATTGCTTTCCATGTTGTAATAACACAGGTAGGCGGAGATGGGCGTTGTCAGCACCACTACCCCGATGAACCACATTGTCAGTTTATTGATCAGTTTCATACTTTAGAAGCGTTGAACTTGTAACCCAGGCCATAAACAGTGTCAATATAATCCGCGCCGTTTGCCGCACTGATTTTTTTGCGCAGGTTTTTGATATGTTGGTAAACAAAATCAAAGTTAGCTAAATTATCAGTATAGTCTCCCCACAGGTGGGTCGCGATAGACTGTCGGGAGAGTACCCGGTTTTTATTGACAATGAGGTATAACAGCAGGTCGAATTCCTTCCGGGTGATGTCCAGCGCTATGTTGTTCACCGTGGCTTCCATGAGGTCGGTATCCAGGGTGATTTCGTTGAAGGAGATGATGTTGCTGCCGGCGAGCTTTTTTCGACGGTAAACCGCCCGCAGCCGGGCATGTAGCTCCGGCAGGTGGAAGGGTTTGGTGATGTAGTCGTCTGCGCCTTCTTCCAGGCCAATGATTTTATCGTCCAGGGCGTCTTTGGCTGAAATGATCAGTACGCCGCTCTGTACTTTCTGTGCCTTGAGGAATTTCAGCAATTCCAGTCCGTTGCCGTCAGGCAGCATGATATCTAGCAGGATACAATCGTAGGTGAAGAATAGGAGTTTTTCCTGTGCCTCGTCGAAACTGTAGGCCAGTTCACAGATATATCCTTCTCTGGCGAGAAAATCATGTATGCTGCCGGCGATCTCTTTATTGTCTTCTACTGCTAAAACCTTCATATAAACACTAAAATACGGCTGAATTTTGAATCAATCTTGAAGTTGGAGGGTAATAAGGCCTGGAAGAAGAAAGTATCCCAGATGGCCGGCCCAATGCAGTTTAATGGCGATGTCGCCACCCTGGTGTCATATATCTGCCGGTGTCCTACCAGTGGCTTCCGGCAGACAAATAGTGCCGGTACAGATAGCCTGGATGAAATATTTGCTATGCTGAAAGTGCCTACAGTAGCGGAGAATGATAGAAATATTTACAATCTGCCGGATAGAATTTGGTATTATGAGAAATAATTCCCTACATTTGCGTCCCGATTCACACTAGTGAATAAGTCGGAACGGGGCGTAGCGTAGCCCGGTATCGCGCCTGCTTTGGGAGCAGGAGGTCGCAGGTTCGAATCCTGCCGCCCCGACAGAAGAAGCCTTACAGGAAACTGTGAGGCTTTTTTGTTTTGTTAATCGGGAAATCCACAATACTTTTTTGTTTAAATTTGAAATATATATAAAACGCCATAGGGCATTCACATTTGCAAAAAGGAGAAATGGTTATGAGTACAATAACTTTGCAAGTACCTGAAAAGGTAGATCTGGACCCCAAAGAAACTGCAAGGTTTCTTGCAGCTAAATTATATGAAATTGGTAGGTTATCTTTAGGGCAAGCTGCTGAATTAGCCGGACTTTCTAAAGTCGCTTTTTCAGAAGTATTGGGAGATTATGATGTTTCATTAATTAACCATCCAATTGCTGATATTATTAAAGATGCCTCAAAAATATAATGTCGTCATTGCAGATACCAGCTGTTTTATTTTATTGGATAAAATAGATGCGGTCGATTTATTGCGTCAGCTGTTTAACACTATTTCAACTACTTCTACAATAGCAGAGGAGTTTGGAAAACAACTTCCTGAATGGGTAAAGATTATGCCTGTTATAGACTTGCATTATCAACGTATTCTGGAGTTGGAAGTGGATAAAGGTGAGGCTAGTGCCATTTCATTGGCAATTGAATCCGGATCGGCATTACTTATACTGGATGATCTGAAAGCCAGAAAAGTTGCTGGGAAATTGTCTCTCGCTTATACCGGAACATTGGGTATATTATTAAAAGCAAAAGAGATGGGGCTCCTGCCTGCTATTAAACCCTTATTAGATCGGATTCAGCAAACAAACTTCAGGTTTTCTGTAAACATCTTTAATGAAATATTAAAGATAGCAGGAGAGTAAGATATTTGCATGAATACTCACCCGCTTTTCTGGGATGTATTGTAGCGTCTACAAAAACATAATTCCAAATCTATAATGAGTATCCATCATGGGTAACCGTTTGGGTCTTGCTATAAATGCAAACCCATTACCCAACTCAAGTAAAAAATCATGCAAATGGCTAATGATGGCCCGCTCTAAGTCTTTTTCGTAGTAGGATGCTTCCCTGTGTAGTCCCAGAAATTCAAGATACATCGGATCTTTTATGATCTCCTTAGCGTCTGATGGCTGTTTTTCATTCCGGGCAACAGACAAAACACTCTCCCGGTCATTGCTAATTAGCAGACGTTCCCATAAACTACTATAGATTTGTCGCTCTAACTGGCGTACTGTCCAGTTGTTTTTGACAGTTTCAGCAATATGAAAATCTCTTTTGTCTTGAGTGTCAATTCGTAATAACAATTTATATTGACTC
Coding sequences within:
- a CDS encoding DUF3368 domain-containing protein, with the protein product MPQKYNVVIADTSCFILLDKIDAVDLLRQLFNTISTTSTIAEEFGKQLPEWVKIMPVIDLHYQRILELEVDKGEASAISLAIESGSALLILDDLKARKVAGKLSLAYTGTLGILLKAKEMGLLPAIKPLLDRIQQTNFRFSVNIFNEILKIAGE
- a CDS encoding response regulator transcription factor, whose amino-acid sequence is MKVLAVEDNKEIAGSIHDFLAREGYICELAYSFDEAQEKLLFFTYDCILLDIMLPDGNGLELLKFLKAQKVQSGVLIISAKDALDDKIIGLEEGADDYITKPFHLPELHARLRAVYRRKKLAGSNIISFNEITLDTDLMEATVNNIALDITRKEFDLLLYLIVNKNRVLSRQSIATHLWGDYTDNLANFDFVYQHIKNLRKKISAANGADYIDTVYGLGYKFNASKV
- a CDS encoding UPF0175 family protein → MSTITLQVPEKVDLDPKETARFLAAKLYEIGRLSLGQAAELAGLSKVAFSEVLGDYDVSLINHPIADIIKDASKI
- a CDS encoding PDDEXK nuclease domain-containing protein, with product MEGIFEEEQQGKDHADYGNYLTKFVANQLEPEHGSGFAKRQTELFRQFYRTFPIANTVYSQLSWSQYKLLLRIDTQDKRDFHIAETVKNNWTVRQLERQIYSSLWERLLISNDRESVLSVARNEKQPSDAKEIIKDPMYLEFLGLHREASYYEKDLERAIISHLHDFLLELGNGFAFIARPKRLPMMDTHYRFGIMFL
- a CDS encoding efflux RND transporter permease subunit: MNLIRFALRKPITILVLVAGLFFFGIKAVSTIKIDIFPKLDMPVIYLSHPFGGYTATQMESFFGKQYINILLFVNGVKSVETKNIQGLTLIKINFYPGTNMAQAAAEVSAFSNRIQAIFPPGSNPPFIIRFDASTLPVGQLVLSSDKRSNNELLDMANVYVRSSFTSIPGLVGSTPFGGNIRTVVIKADPDLLRSHNMTPDQLVEALRLNNQTAPSGNVRIDTKNYITPANTTIKQIKDFEDIPLFKNGVQNLYLRDVATVEDGADVSTSYALINGKRSVYIDIAKAADASTWEVVQRLKKSLPKIQAQLPEDVKLSYEFDQSTYVINSVKSLLTEGVIGAILTGLMVLLFLGDPRGALIVILTIPTSIISGVLFLSLFGQTINIMTLSGLALAIGILVDESTVTIENIHQHLDLGKPKSLAIWDACKEIAFPKLLILFCILAVFAPAFTMGGIPGSLFLPLALAIGFSMVVSYFLAQTFVPVMANWIMKGKHHKHKDGTAFSDQEELAAAGLQTGEDGDTWDQKKALVERADSNRDGKISRFERIRARYLRFIERMMPYRKPIVIGYLLFACLLAFLQMSTIGRDVLPKVNGSQFQVRLRQPDGTRIEETEKKTIQLIDAVNNIVGKEHVSITSAFVGLHPQLFSTAPIFLWMAGPHEAVLQVALHEDYKTNLDVLKDKIRDRARQIDTSMQLSFEPIELTDKILSQGSPTPIEVRLSGRNKKLNEEYAQKIVEKLKHISYLRDVQLGQSIKYPALNINIDRVRAAQLGVDVGDISRSLIASTSSSRLTEKSIWVDEKAGLSYNVQVQVPENKITSQNDVGEIPLLKNASRPILSDVATITPDITYGENDNLGALPILTVTANLNNIDLGAASKDVQQAISSLGELPRGLSIDLIGLSSTLTETMDSLQSGLLVAVVVIFLMLAANFQSFKVSAIVLATVPAVLLGSLSLLMLCGSTLNLQSYMGMIMSVGVSISNAVLLITNAEQIRKHNGNAMLAASEAAALRLRPIVMTALAMVVGMIPMASGLGEAGDQSSPLGRAVIGGLIASTFAALFILPLAFAWGQGKTSTQSVSLDPEDEESIHYIPVKQ
- the porY gene encoding sensor histidine kinase, with protein sequence MKLINKLTMWFIGVVVLTTPISAYLCYYNMESNIDATEIARLTKVNEAAASQLQKGIPVSTITQGMSTRITLLNTPLPAEKIQIKKIAPTDHSTEESCLKVNSYFTINQQNYQICSYNYIPGSALIRNAILNTVLWKLALIILCVCITARLVSQRLLNTLRHTMKIIQGFNVKQKIQFPESRTQEFKDLNSFLQKMTDKAVDEYAAIKEFSENASHELQTPLAVLRNKLELLSETNIEENQAGLIGDMQHAIEKLSRINRSLILLAKLENNEYAVSENIKFCRVAKDVLAAYEDRIEMKNISITTDMEKNIFLKVHPALADMLFNNLLGNAIRHNVQNGRIEIILTAGKLVVKNTGIPPEIPMEDLFLRFKKGNQCSESVGLGLSIVKQICEVSGFHVSYTYENQLHVLQVDFQTPQENMLKAVHHNNLEVAV
- a CDS encoding TolC family protein, which gives rise to MFGKKYLLIFLFLAGTHPMYVNAQQVLTLKDAIHTAVSNYGTIKAKSSYASASQTSVTQAKRDYLPNLNISAQQDYGTINGQNGPLYGFGGLGVASSGQPLQDQNWNAAFGALYLANVNWDFFAFGRAKEKIKTAQAVATRDNKDWQQEIFQHEVKVAAAYLNLLAAQKLTLSYQKNLNRADTFRNVVVTRVKNGLNAGVDSSQANAEVSSARIALTRAVDFEQTQANQLAQLMGIPPRPFTLDTLFVSHLPAFLSDTAALQQHPLLQWYQSRIDLSKEQSRYYQTMNYPIFSLVSILQTRGSGFEAGYSAQNLNAYTHQYWEGIKPTRTNYLIGIGVTWNLTQPLRISRQVKAQKLISKGLQDEYELAGQQLTAQLQLSETKIANALDNYKEVPVQVKAASDAYLQKSVLYKNGLTNLVDVTQALYALIRAETDRDIIYSNVWQALLLKASATGDFMLFEKEL